DNA sequence from the Paraburkholderia azotifigens genome:
GCACGAGTTCGAGGCGCGCGTCGGTGTTGTCGGCGAGCAGCGTGGCGGCCGGAACCGTGATCACGACGGAATCGAACGGCCGTTGCTGCCGATAGTTGCGGCACAGGCTGAGAAACTCATCCCACGGCTTGCCGTCGCCATCGTCATCCGGCGAGCCGAGATAGGCCGCCTTGATATCGACCACGATGCCGCGGTCGAAGAAATGCCACGAAATGCCCTGCGTCGCAGCGGGGCTCGCGGCGTCAGCGCCGAGTACGCTGGCCACGCCCGCCTGGGCGATCGGCAGTGGTCGCGGATCGTCTCCTTCGTTGAGGATCATGATCCACGGAATGTTGTACCGCTCCGCGCGCGTCGCGATATTGCCTTCGATCAGTTCGACTGCCTGGCGAAACGCGCTGCGCAGCGAGTCCGAGCGCAGACGCACGATCTTGCGCTCGGCTTGCGGCTTCGCGTGCGAACCGTGGACCGCGAAATACAGCACGGCGCCCAGCACGACGCATACGACGAGCGTGAGCAGCGCGATCGAAAGCAGAAACAGGTTGCTCGTCAGCATGGGCGCACTCCCACACATAACCGGCATCCACGCGAGTGCATCGAAAGCATGGCGGCAGGCCCGACAGCTGGCGTAAAACAGCGAACATTCATGAACTTCTCCCCGTCACCGGGTCGGCATGCAGCGCGTCGCGTACGGGCCACGACTGCCACAACCACAGCATTTCGGAAATCGCCAGCAGCGACACGGCGGCGAGCATCAGAATCACAGTCCAGCGGCTCACGGTCGGCAGCTTGCGCGGTGCAACGTGCGACAGGGTGTTCCCATAAGCCGCCTCGGACAACACGCGCTCACGCCCGCCGAGGTCCGGGCGACGCTGATAGACGAACTCATAAAGTTCCTCGCGATAGCTGCGCAGACGCGCCGCCGCGTCGGTATCGCGAAAGCGCCCCTGGAAGCCCATCGCCAGTGCGAACAGATAAAGCCGCGCGAGGTTGCGGTCCGACGGTTCGCGGTCCGACAGCAGTTGCTCGATGCGACGGAAAATCTGGTCGCCCGCGACGTTGGTGCGAAAGAGCGTCGATTCGAGCAGATAGCCCGTCCAGCGATCTCGCCCGGACCACTGAGAATTCAGCAGTATTTCGTCGGCGAGGACCGCTTTCAGATAGCGGGCGTCGGCGATCGTCTCCATCTCGAAGCGCGTGCTGTCACGCCGCGACTGCAGCGTCTGGATTTCGAGCAGATCGAGCAGATGACGACTCATGCTCTGCGCGGCGAGGTCCGGGTCGGCATCGGGCAACTCGGAAAATCGCGTCTGCGCCCTGACGAGTTCGTCGAGAAACGTGCGGAACTGTTCCGTCACGAGATCGCCTTCTTCGGGTTCGGGTCGGTTGCGTGCCATGCTCAGGTTGCCTTGATCGTTGCCTGCGTGTGCGTGTGCGTGCACGTGTGCGGGGTCGCTATCGTGATTGCCGTCATTTCGCGCGTCATCCCTTGACGAACAGCAGCATTTCCTGCGGTCGCTGCGCACTTGCGCCCTCGTTCGGGTTGCCGATCACCAGCAGCTCGCTCGCCAGCACCAGCGCGTGCTCGGCTTGAACCTCGAACAGCAGGTAGCCCGAACCCGAACGCAATCCGAGATCCTCGGCGTAGTCGATGCCGCGCCGCGCGGCGCCCAGCACGCGGCGGCTGCGCAACGACGCATAGACCGACTGGGAGCCGATAACGGCGCCGTCCATCCACGCCAGCAGATCGCGATCCGACTGGCCGCGCAGACCGACCACGAGGCGCTCGCCGATCCAGTCCGGATGCAGCGAGATTTCGAACGCGCCGTGCCGGAATTCGAACTTGTGCTCGCGGTACTCTTCGTTGACTTCCGACATCGACTCGCGCAGCGAGCGCAACAGCGGCGTGAATACCGAAAGCGGATCGGCGTGATCGTAGTCGGCAGGCACGGGCGGCAGGCCGCCGGGCTTGAGCATCGCCAGCGACCCGTTGAGCGACGCCAGCGACAGATACAGCGAGAGCGGATGAAGATGCGGCGTGCGCAGCGTTGCTTCGGCGAGCGGCAATGCGCTCAGCAGGCTGCGCAGGCGGTCCTTGAGTTCCAGCTGCGTCAGCCGGTCGTCGACTTTCGACGAGGGATTCGCGGTCTGCCGCGCAACGAAAGCAGCCTTGCCGCGCAGTTGCCCGAGCAGGGACGCCACGCTGGTCCAGAGCGGATTGTCGCGCGCCACCTCCAGCAGCGGCGGCAGATGCTCGCCGAGCCGCACCACCTCGTTGTCCTTGTACAGCGAGCCAAGCCGCAGATACACGTGCATCGCCGAGGGCAGTTCGCCCGCCGCGAGCGCGAGATTGGGCATTAGTCGCGGGATATCGGCGGGCGGCGCATCGGAAACCTGATCCTCGACCGGCGCGCTCGCACTCGAACGGAAGCGCTTGATCTGCGCACTACGGCGCATCGTGGCCGCAACAGGCAACACCAGATAGAAATCGATCGGACCATTCGAGAGGGCTGCCGCGAACGGTTCGAGCGACAGTTCAAGGCGCCCCGCGCCTTCCGCTTCCGCGTGATAGGTGACGGCCGTGCCATCGGGCATGATCGCGTCGAGTTCGAGCACACGCAGCAAACCTGCGGGCAGCAGGCCGTGGTCAAATACCAGGCGCCGCACGCCCCAGCTGAACGGCGCCGCTGCAAGCGTCTGCCACGCAACCAGTGAATCGATTCGCGATGCCATCTGCTGAAAATGCTGCGGCGAGAGCAACATGCCCTCGAACCATTCGATACGGTCGGTCACCGCCATGTTGGCGTCATGCATCATTTCGCATCCAGAACGGAAAAGTTGGTGCCTTCGAGCTGCACCACCATGTGGCCGCTGAAGTGTTCGATCCGCACGCGATGCGCGCCCGGGCCTTCGTAATTGGCAAAGACAAATGCGCCGGCAACACGCGGCCCGGCCAGGTCATCCCCATTCACCTCGACGCGCTGGCCCGGCACGATCTCCCAGCCGCGATACCGCAGATTCTTCGGGTAGGTGCTGACGAGATCGTTTCGACCCGCGAACCATTTCGAGGCCGGCATTTCGGCAATGCGGGCAAGTAACGCGTCATCGCTGACGAGAACGATGTCCACGGCGACGGCGCTGTTGTTGTTCACTTCGTCGCTGGCGCTCAACGTCACTTGCGACCATTTCGCTTTCTCACCGCTCATCCCGAGGACGCTGCATCCTCCGAGCGCACCCGCAACGCACACCGCTGCGAGGAGCCCCGTCGTCCCCTTCATCAGCCGCCTGCATGAGCGTGTCCAGTCGCGCGTGAATACGCGCATCCCACCGTTGATCATCTCGCTCCCACTCCAATTCCCATCACCACGATCAGCGACGCCACCATCACGACGCAGCCCGCGGCAAGCACAAGCTGTCCGCGCGTGAAAGTGAAGCGCAACACCGGGTTCAATTCGACGACTGCACCTCGCGTGTCGACGGCGGCCACCCGTTCCGACGGCAGACCTGCCGAGACCAGTGCGATCACCGTACACACCGAAAGCAGGCTCAACACGTTGCGCGGTCCCTCACAGATCAGATCGACCGTGACGAGAAGGATGCCTGCGGCCTCGACGGGCAGATTGAGCAGTGACAGCACCAGCCCCGTATATCCGACGGTTGCGACACCGTTCTGCCCGGCCGAAACAAATGCGGCAATCACAGATGCGCCGCAGATCACCACGATTTCACCCGGGCCAAGCGGCCGTTCGTAGAGGTTGGCGACAAACACCGTCGCCAGCGTGTAATACAGCGCCGAGCCCGCGCGAACGAAAACCGACCCGAACGGTACGACCAGTTCCACGACACCGCGACTGAAACCGAGGCGCTCGCTCATCGCTTCGATGGTATGGGGAATGGGTGCCGTTGCGCTGCCCGATGTGAACCCGATCAAAAGCGGTGCCTTCAGGCTGCCGAGCACGCGCAAGAACGGCTGCCCCGCTCGCGCGGCGATCGTGCCGATCGCGACGGCCGAAAGCACGATAGAGGAAACGGCGAAGCACAGCAGCAGCCCGCTCATCGCATCGAGCGTGGCGCTTTGCGTGTGCGAAGTCAGATTGGCAGCGACGCCCAGCACCAGGACCGGGATCAGCAGGTTCGCATGCGCAATGATCGTTTCGAGCGAGCGATAGACGCCCTCGAACACATTGCTCAGCATCTTCGTCTTCTCGCGCGAAAGTGCGGCGAACGCCATGCCGAACAGGAGCGTGCCCGTCAGGATACCGAGGGATCGCCCGTCCGCAAGCGCACGGTAGAAATTGTCGGGGAAAATCTCGGCGATGCTGAGCACGCCAGTCGCTGCTTCATCGCTACCGCCGCCGTGATCGAACAACGTCACGCGCACTTCTTCCGCATCGCTGGCGCTCTTGAGCACGAGTTCGCCAAGGTGCGCATGCGCGGCGGCGGACAGGTGCGCGCCCGGCATGATGAGCACGCCCAGCAGCGTCCCGACGATTGCGCTGACCACCACGAGCCCAAGCGCAAGACCGACGATCGTGCCAACGCGCGTGCGCGGCTTCGGCAAGGCGATAACCTGCCGAAGGCCGAAGAATGTCGCCACGACCAGCAGCGGGATCGCTGCCATGTTGACCACCGAAAGATACAACTGGCCGACGAAATACGCGAATTGTCCAACGGGCTCGGCGAACACGCCGCACAGGCCGCCCACCGCCAGGCAGATGATAAGGCCGAGCGTGCTGTGCGAGAGCGTACGAAGCGTTCTCATTGCGGGCGATTCCAGCCACGCTCGCACGCGTATTTGACAGTTGCACGTGCCAGTTCGAGCGAGCTATCGATCAGCTCGACTGGCGATGCGGCGATTCGCTGCGCTGCCAGCGGGATTTCCGTACAGGCCATCAGCGCCATCGTTACGCCTAGTTCCGCGAGCATCGCGAGAGCGGTCTCGAGGTGGGCCGCAGCGGAATCGAGATCTCCTGACTTGACTTCGTCGATGCAGGCAGCGACGAGCGCTTGCATCGCATCGTCCGGGGTGACGGGTTCGATGTCACGCTCAGCGAGCGCACGCTGATAGAAACCGGACACCAGCGCGCCGCCCGTCGCGAGCACCGCGACACGTCGTGCAGTGGGTGGCACTGCGGCTACGCAGATTTCGGCGATATTCAGCACGGGAGCGGCACTGTGCGCACGGATCTGCGCATACCAGTGATGCGCCGAATTGCATGGAATCGCGATCAACCCGACACTGTTCCTGTTCAGCATGTCGATGCCTGCGAGCAGCGCCGGCAGGGGATCGGCACCATCGTCGAGAATCGCGCTCGAACGGTCTTCGATGTGCGGAAGGTTCGCCACCAGGAGCGGCAGATGCTCCTGGTCGCGGCTCGCTTGCGTCAGTCGCACGACCTTGTCCATGAAGTCCACGGTCGCTAGCGGCCCCATGCCGCCCAGAATGCCGATGAGTGCCATGGCGGGGTCCTAGATCTTCAGCGGACGAGGACAGATGACGGACACGGCGGCGGCATTGCCGATCACGAGAATCAGCGTGCGCAACATGTCGCAAATGGGATCCACTGCAAGAAACAGAATGAATGCCGCCTCGAACGGCAGCCGCAGATAGGAGCACGTCATGCCCACCAGCGAGACGGTCACGAGTCCAGTCATGCCAGCGGAGGCGAACCCCGCCAGCACCGACGCGAGCAGGACGGTGACGACCTCGACCACGCCGAGCGAATGGCCGTACAGCTGGGCGATAAAGAGCGTCGCGCACACGTAGTAGACCATCGGGCCGACGCGCAACAGCGAGATCGTCAGCGGCACGAGCAGTTCGACGCGCGAACGGGCGAAGCCGAGGTTATCGACGAGACTTTCGATCATGCTCGGCATGCACGCCGCGCTGTTGCGGGTAGCGAGCGCGAGTGCAAAGGGCGCGCGCAATGCGTCCAGCGTCTTGCCGAGGCTGTGCGTCGAACGCTTCCAGATGATGACGGCTGCAAGCACCAGCAGTAGCGCCGAGGTAATGAAAAACGCCAGCACAAACTGGAGCATCGCGTGCAGCGGACCGACACCCGACTTGCCCAGTTGTGCCGCGCTCATGCAGAACAGAATGAGCGGCAGCGCGTAGCTCAGCCAGTGCATCAGCTTCTGGCAAGCGTGGTAGATCGTTTCCAGCGACTGGCTGAGCCCCACGGAAATGCGCTCCGGCACCCGCCCCACGGCAAGGCCGAACAGCAGCGCGAAGACCAGCGCCTTCAGTGCGTCACCGTTGGCGAGCGCAGCGAAAATGTTGGTCGGCACGAGGCTGGTCAGCACATCGGAGAAATTGAGCGTCTTTTGCGGCAGGTCGGCGCCATAGAGGTTCATCACCGTGTCGCTCGACGAACTGTCGCTGCCCACCATCAGGCCGAACGTCTGCATCGTGGCCGTCGAGATGTTCGCGCCGGGATGCATGATCAGCAGCACGATCGCGCCAACAACCGCAACCGTTACCGATGCGCCGAGAAACACCGTGACCACACGCATCAGCAGACGCGAGGTGCCACCATCGCGAAAGAGTCGCTGCAGGCTGAAGATGACTGCCGAGATCATGAACGGCAAGGTCGTCATCTTCAACAGATCGACGTAGATGTCGCCAAGAAAGCCGAGCTTCTGGGACGCCTCGGGTGCGAACAGCCCGAAAGCGCCGCCGAGTGCCAGACTGCCGATGACGACCCACGGGTTGAGCACGAATGCATAGATCCTGCTGGAGTTCATTGTTCTGGTCTCTTTTTTTCGCGCTGTATGAATTAGTGATCGGCGGCTTGCAGGACAGTGCTGACGTCCAGCTTCGTGCTGCGATCAGCAAGGAACTGGTTGACGAACGAAAGCAGCGCCGGCTCGTTTACGTTGACGCCAATGGCAAGCGTGTCTTCGAGATCCTGAAGCGTCACGACGCGCAACCGCAGCGACGCCGTGGGGTCGACCTTGAGTACCCGCTTCACTTCGAATTCGTCGCGATACGCAGCGGTGACATCCCCTGCATTGAGGGCCTTGAGCACATCCTCCCAGGTCGCGTAGCTACGCACCTGCGCGTGCGGGAAGTTGTTGACCACGTAGCCCGCGTATGACGAATTCGCCACCACGCCGATGGTGCTGTCATATGAGCGCACCACTTCCGGAACGGATCGGCCGTGCGCGAGTTGCGCGAACTTCACGCGGTTGAGCAGCAGCGCGCGTTTCAGGCGCAAATACGGTGTGCTGAAAGCGATCACCGTCGCGCGGGACAACGTACGCGAGAGCTTGCTGACTGCGATATCGGCCTGCCCTTTCGCGAGCAGGCTCACCGTGTCGTCGAACGTGTGTGCGTCACGATTGAATCGCACCTTGACGTGGAGCTTCGCCGCCATCTCGCGAGCAAGATCGATGTCGAGCCCTGTGAGCTTGCCGTCGTGCTCCTCAAAGAACGGCGGCTGATCGACAGAGAGGACGGCAACCACGAGTTCCCCCGGCCGATGATGCGCGCGAACTCGGGCGCAAGCAGGCGGCCATCCGGCATCTGCACGAGCCCGGTCGACGTGACAACGGGTGCGCTGGCCGGAGCCGCCGCGGCGGGCGCGCCAACCGGCTGAGGCGTGACAGCAAATGCGCTTTGAGCAGTCACGCCTGCAGCCAGCAACGCAACCCCCGTGAGGCAGTTGCCAAGCGCGCGCCGAAAACCATGCATCACGGTTCGCACATGCACGCGGCGTGCGTCTTTGCGGACGGGGGTGAGAAGAGAACGCGACATGAAGTTACCGGTTTCAAAGAGTCGAAGAAGCGGGAAGCGCGGCCATGTCGGCGGCAGCCGGCGATGACGGTTGCGCGACGGCGGCGGCCGGTGCGGCGACGGGCGGCGACACGCGCGCGTCCTGGGCAGCCGTTTCCGACGTAGGCGACGAATGATTCATGCGCGCGCCGATTTCCACACCCAGCAGAAACAGAAGCACGCACAGCAGGACTGCACAGGTGATGGCAATCGTCACCATCCGCGAAGTCATCGAAAAAACGTATTGCATGGTTCCCTCGCGTTCAGGCGGTCATCGTGGTGAACTGCGCCGGCGCGACGACCTGAATCACACCACCCCACGCGCAGGTCAGCTTCGACGAGTTCTGCAGCGCCGGCATCGATCCGATCAGCACCGTCGGCGAGCCGGGCGCCCACGGGGCGGGCGTAACGGGGATGCACGGCATCGGCGTGAGCGCGCCCAGGGCGGCGGCCGTCGCCGCGGCCACCATGGGGTTGGCCATCGAACTGCATTGCCCGAAGGGCATGATGTTGACCATCGGCGCGCAGTCCATGATGGTGGCCGCCGGCGCGCCGCACATCACCCGGTTGGCGGGCAGCACCTGCAATGCCGACGGCGCGACGCCGAAACTGCATTGCAGCGTGGTGCCCGAAGTAACCTGAATCCCCATATCTGCCTCTTGCCTCTGCCTTTATCCCCTGACCCACTTTTCCAGATTCTTGACAAGGCGGGGTCCGCGCGCACCGCCCGCCTGCGGCGTGCCCGTATCCGGTGCGCGCCACTCGCCTTGCGGCTTGCCCTGCCGGTAGAGCCGTTCCTGCATCACCGTGCCGTCCGGTGCAAAGCGGCGCACGGTGCCATGCAGCAGGTCCGCCTGATAGGGCGAACTCTGAACCAGGTCTCCGTTGTCGGCATATTCGTGCGTCTCCCCTTCGAGCTTGCCCCTGCTGTAGCGCGCACGCTTGACCACGACGCCGTCGTGCATGAACACGGCTTCGCGCTCCAGCTTTCCCGCCTCGTACGTCATCTGCGACGTGACGAGCCCCGAAGGCGCATAAGTCGCGCTCTCGCCGTGCAGCAACCCGCTCACATAGTGATTACGGCTCGCGAGACGCCCGGCTTGATACAAAGATGTCACGCCGTCGAGCTTGCCCTTGCGATACTGAGCCTCCTGCACCAGTTGGCCTTGCCCGTCGAAAATGCGCAGGCTGCCGTCGAGCTGGCCATGCACATAATTCGCGCGCGAGAGAGCCGTCCCGTTGGGCGCATAACTCACCGTTTCGCCGTGCGGCACGCCATGAGCGAGCGACGCGCGGTTGACCAGGTTGCCGTCCGCGTCACGCGTCTCGACCAGGACGGTTTCGACCTCGTCCGCACCGGGCGGCAAACTGGCAGCAAGGGTTGGCGTTGACATGAGCGTTTTCAGTTGAGCTGGACGATGCCGCCCTTCAGAGCGAGCTGACCACCGCCGTCGACCGTCTGCGTGGCCGAGGCTTTGTGCGAAACCGTCATGCCTTCGGTGCTGAGCGTCGTGCCTGCCTTGCTCGCGTGCGACGTACCCGCTTCGCTCGCCAGCGACGTCCCCGCCTTGATGCTGATCGAGCCGATGACTTCGATCACGAGGTTGCCGCCCACTTTCAACGTATAGTTGCCGTCGATCTTGTGCGTGTGATCACCGCTGATGTTGTGCGTGAATGCCGCGTGGTTCGTGTGGGTTTCGTCGCCCGTCACATCGACGGTGCGCGTGCCCTTGACGGTATGCGTCTCCTTGCCCTCGCTGACCTCGATACTGCGATCGCCCTTCTGCACCACGTGCGTCTCCGCGCCCGCCTTGACCGTGGTTGAAAGCGCGTTTTCGATCTCGACTGTCATGTCCTTCTGCGCATGGACGTAAAGCTCCTCGGAATTGAGCTTGTCTTCCATGCGGATTTCATTGCCGGCCGTGCCGCCTTTCGACGAACGGGAGCGAATCACGCTTTGCGTCTGCATCGACGGCAAGGTCACCGGCACCGCGTTGGTGCCGTTGTACACACAGCCCGTCACGAGCGGGCGGTCGGGATCGCCGTCGACGTAGCTGACCACGACCTCTTCGCCTATGCGCGGCAGAAACAGATGTCCCCAGCCCGGTCCCGCCGATGCCTGCGCGACGCGAACCCAGCACGAACTGTTCTGATCGGCATCGGGCGTGCGATCCCAGTAGAACTTGAGCTTGATGCGCCCTTGGGCGTCGGTCCAGATTTCCTCGTCCGATGGGCCGACCACTTTCGCCGTATGCGTGCCCGATACGACGGGCCTCGGCGTCACGAGCGGCGCGCGAAACGGCACGGTGGCGGGAAAGACGTCGAACTCGTTGCCATACATCAGGTTCGAGGCCGTGTGGCGCACGGCACGCACGACATAGCTGACATTGAGCGAGCTGTCGGGATGGCCGCTCAACGTGAAGGTCGTGCCTGCCGTGAGGCCGTAGTAGCCGCCTTCGCCGTGCCCCGTCTGCTGCGCGACGTTGTGCGCCTGGAGAAGCGTTCCGGCGATCTGGTCGCCGTGCGACGCGGCGACGTATTTGCCGGGGAATGTGAAGCGCGACCCGGTCGGAATGCTCGACGTGCCTTTCGACGACGACAGCAACGTGGCCGCCTGCGTGTAGTCGTAATCGCTGACGATATGCTCGCCTGCCACTACGCCGCGCGACATTTCGAATGCGCTCAGTCGCTGCACCTGGGGACCGATGCTCGAATCGGGTGCGAAATAGAGCGTCCCCGCCGTCGTCGCATCATGTGCGGATGGATCGTCCGCCAGCACCATCGTGTGCGCGCCGTCCGCGAAGGAGAAGAAGTAGAAGATCCCTTCCTCTTCCATCAGGCGCGAGATGAACCGGAACGCGCTCTCGTCGTACTGGACGCAATACTCGCGCACCAGATAGTTGCCAGCGTGCTTCGTGCGGTCCTCGAAGGTCACGCCAAAGGTGCCCAGCACCTGCTTGATGATGTCGAGCGCGCTCTGGTTTTGCCAGATGACGCGATCCTGACCGAGTGTCAGCAACCACAGACGCGGCGCCAGTTCGGCGGAATAGAAACCGTACTGCACGTCTGCGCCCGAATGCGCGAAACGCGTGACGATGCCATTGAAATAGCGCGTGGCGCCCGAGTGATCTTTCAGCGTCACCGTCACACTCTTGCCCACGATCTGCTGCGTGTCGAGCGCCTTGTTGGTCGAACGCATGCGCAGATCGAAGTGGTACAGCTCCGATATGGCTTCACGTCCGCCGAAACCATCGAGCAGCAGCACATCCGTCCCGAACGGTGTCGAGACGGAGGCAAAGCAGTTCGCCTGGCTGGGCACGGTGGACATGCGCTTACGCCTCCTTCGGCAGGAAGCGGAATTCGATGTCGCCCGTCGCGCCCAGCGCGAGATGCACGCCACCGAACGGCTCCGAAATCGAAATCCTCTCCAGCACCTGGCGCGCCAGTTCCGGCAGGACCGATTGCGTGAGAATGTGGTCGACATTGCGCGCGCCGCTGTCCACTTCCTTGCAGCGCTGTGCGATCAGCGTGGCAAGGTCCGCGTCCCACGTCAGCTGCGCGAGATGGTTGCGGGTAAAGCGCTGCGCGAGCCGTTCAAGCTTCAGATTGACGATCGCGTTGATCTGCGCGTCGCCGAGGTGGTAGTACGGCACGAGCACGAGCCGCCCGAGAAACGCCGGACTGAACTGCCTGAGCAGGGCCGGACGCAGCTTCTCGATCAACTCTTCGGGCGACGGCCGGCGGCCTCCACGTGAGGCTTCCGTGATCACGTCCTGCGCCGCGTTCGATGTAAGCAGGATCAGCGTGTTCTTGAAGTCGATGGGGACGCCCTCGCCGTCCTCCATCACGCCCTTGTCGAACACCTGGAAGAATAGCTCCAGCACGTCCGGGTGGGCCTTCTCCATTTCGTCGAGCAGCACCACGCTGTACGGGCGGCGGCGCACCGCTTCCGTCAGCACGCCGCCACGGCCGTAACCGACATATCCCGGCGGCGCGCCCTTCAGTCCCGAGACGCTATGCGCCTCCTGGAACTCGGACATATTCACCGTGATCATGTTGCGCTCGCCTCCGTACAGCAGATCCGCAAGCGCAAATGCCGTCTCGGTCTTGCCGACACCGCTCGGCCCAACGAGCAGGAAGACGCCCACCGGTTTGCCTGGATCGTCGAGGTCGGCGCGGAACGTACGCACACGGCGCGCGATCGCGTCGAGCGCTTCGTCCTGGCCGACTACGCGTTCGGCAAGCTTGTCCTGAAGGTAAAGCACCGTATGCAGTTCGTCGGCGAGCATCCGGCCGACGGGAATGCCCGTCCATCCGGATATCACCTTCGCGACCGTTTCCGAATCGACGCATACAGGGACCATCGGCTCGTCGTTTTGCACGGCTTCGAGCCCCTTCTCCAGCCGCGACAGATTCGCTGTCAGCGACTCACCCTCTTCGGGCTCGCCCGCACCGCTTTGATCCGCCAGATAGCCGCGAATTTTCTTGCGCCAGGCGAGCACCTCTTCCACCGCGCGCTTTTCCGTCGAGAGCTTTTCGGTAAGACGCGAATGCTGCGCGCGCTCGTCTTCGAGCTGCTTCGTGATGGCAGCGATAGCGTCGGCACGCTCGGCGCCCATCGCAGCTTCGTGACGCGCGATCCGAAGCTGGTTTTCCGCGGTATCGAGCGAGCGGCCCAGCGCTTCGATCTCTTCGGGCAACCCGTTCTGGCCGATCGCGACGCGCGCGCAGGCCGTGTCGAGCACGCTGATCGCCTTGTCCGGCAACTGCCGCCCGGAGATGTAGCGATGCGAGAGCTTCACGGCATCGCGCACGGCTTCGTCGAGAATCTCGACCCCGTGATGCTCTTCGAGCTTCTGCACCATGCCGCGCAGCATCTCAATCGCGACGGGTTCGCTCGGCTCCTCGACCTTGACGACCTGGAAGCGTCGCGCCAGCGCCGGATCGCGCTCCACGTACTTCTTGTACTCGGCCCAGGTCGTAGCGGCAATCGTGCGCAGTTCGCCGCGCGCGAGCGCCGGCTTGAGCAGGTTGGCCGCATCGCCCTGACCTTCGCTGCCGCCGGCACCAATAAGCTGATGCGCTTCGTCGATGAAAAGAATCACCGGCACAGCCGACGACTTCACTTCCGCGATCACCGACTTGAGCCGGTTCTCGAACTCGCCCTTCACACCCGCGCCTGCCTGCAACAGCGCAAGATCGAGCGAACGGACGGACACGTTGGTCAGCGCGGGCGGCACGTCGCCTTGCACGATACGCTGCGCGAAGCCTTCGACGACAGCCGTTTTGCCGACACCCGCCTCGCCCGTCAGGATCGGGTTGTTCTGACGGCGGCGCAGCAACACGTCGATCAGTTGCCGGATCTCGGCGTCGCGCCCGCGAATTGGGTCGATGTTGCCTTCGCGCGCAAGGCCTGTGAGGTCGACGGTGTATTGATCGAGCGCGGTCTTGCGGCCCTGGTTCGCGCCGCCCTGCGCCATGGAAGGCATCGCCGCTTGCGCTTGCGGCGCGGCAGCGGGCGTTGCATTGGCGTGTCCTGCTTCCGACGTTGCCGGCGAACCCGCCTGCGCGCCGCCTGCATCTTCAGCCGAACCTGCCAGCATGGCACCCAGGCGCTCGCGCAAGCTCGCACGCGGAATGTTCAGCAACGCCGGCGCGGATTCGAGCAGCATGCCGCGCAGACTGTCCACCTCGAGCAGTGCCAGCACGAGCGTGCCGGATCGGATCTGCTGTTCGCCGAGCAACATCGAACTCAGCAGCCACGCTTCCTGGAAAAGCGGAGAAAAATTCGGCGACAGCGCGGGCGTGCGTCCATTGCCGCGCTTGAACAGATCGACGGCCTTCTGTAGTTGCGCGGTGAGCGTTTCAGGTTT
Encoded proteins:
- a CDS encoding aspartate/glutamate racemase family protein, which produces MALIGILGGMGPLATVDFMDKVVRLTQASRDQEHLPLLVANLPHIEDRSSAILDDGADPLPALLAGIDMLNRNSVGLIAIPCNSAHHWYAQIRAHSAAPVLNIAEICVAAVPPTARRVAVLATGGALVSGFYQRALAERDIEPVTPDDAMQALVAACIDEVKSGDLDSAAAHLETALAMLAELGVTMALMACTEIPLAAQRIAASPVELIDSSLELARATVKYACERGWNRPQ
- a CDS encoding dicarboxylate/amino acid:cation symporter, with the translated sequence MRTLRTLSHSTLGLIICLAVGGLCGVFAEPVGQFAYFVGQLYLSVVNMAAIPLLVVATFFGLRQVIALPKPRTRVGTIVGLALGLVVVSAIVGTLLGVLIMPGAHLSAAAHAHLGELVLKSASDAEEVRVTLFDHGGGSDEAATGVLSIAEIFPDNFYRALADGRSLGILTGTLLFGMAFAALSREKTKMLSNVFEGVYRSLETIIAHANLLIPVLVLGVAANLTSHTQSATLDAMSGLLLCFAVSSIVLSAVAIGTIAARAGQPFLRVLGSLKAPLLIGFTSGSATAPIPHTIEAMSERLGFSRGVVELVVPFGSVFVRAGSALYYTLATVFVANLYERPLGPGEIVVICGASVIAAFVSAGQNGVATVGYTGLVLSLLNLPVEAAGILLVTVDLICEGPRNVLSLLSVCTVIALVSAGLPSERVAAVDTRGAVVELNPVLRFTFTRGQLVLAAGCVVMVASLIVVMGIGVGAR
- a CDS encoding dicarboxylate/amino acid:cation symporter, which produces MNSSRIYAFVLNPWVVIGSLALGGAFGLFAPEASQKLGFLGDIYVDLLKMTTLPFMISAVIFSLQRLFRDGGTSRLLMRVVTVFLGASVTVAVVGAIVLLIMHPGANISTATMQTFGLMVGSDSSSSDTVMNLYGADLPQKTLNFSDVLTSLVPTNIFAALANGDALKALVFALLFGLAVGRVPERISVGLSQSLETIYHACQKLMHWLSYALPLILFCMSAAQLGKSGVGPLHAMLQFVLAFFITSALLLVLAAVIIWKRSTHSLGKTLDALRAPFALALATRNSAACMPSMIESLVDNLGFARSRVELLVPLTISLLRVGPMVYYVCATLFIAQLYGHSLGVVEVVTVLLASVLAGFASAGMTGLVTVSLVGMTCSYLRLPFEAAFILFLAVDPICDMLRTLILVIGNAAAVSVICPRPLKI
- the tssK gene encoding type VI secretion system baseplate subunit TssK, which translates into the protein MMHDANMAVTDRIEWFEGMLLSPQHFQQMASRIDSLVAWQTLAAAPFSWGVRRLVFDHGLLPAGLLRVLELDAIMPDGTAVTYHAEAEGAGRLELSLEPFAAALSNGPIDFYLVLPVAATMRRSAQIKRFRSSASAPVEDQVSDAPPADIPRLMPNLALAAGELPSAMHVYLRLGSLYKDNEVVRLGEHLPPLLEVARDNPLWTSVASLLGQLRGKAAFVARQTANPSSKVDDRLTQLELKDRLRSLLSALPLAEATLRTPHLHPLSLYLSLASLNGSLAMLKPGGLPPVPADYDHADPLSVFTPLLRSLRESMSEVNEEYREHKFEFRHGAFEISLHPDWIGERLVVGLRGQSDRDLLAWMDGAVIGSQSVYASLRSRRVLGAARRGIDYAEDLGLRSGSGYLLFEVQAEHALVLASELLVIGNPNEGASAQRPQEMLLFVKG
- a CDS encoding DotU family type IV/VI secretion system protein, which gives rise to MARNRPEPEEGDLVTEQFRTFLDELVRAQTRFSELPDADPDLAAQSMSRHLLDLLEIQTLQSRRDSTRFEMETIADARYLKAVLADEILLNSQWSGRDRWTGYLLESTLFRTNVAGDQIFRRIEQLLSDREPSDRNLARLYLFALAMGFQGRFRDTDAAARLRSYREELYEFVYQRRPDLGGRERVLSEAAYGNTLSHVAPRKLPTVSRWTVILMLAAVSLLAISEMLWLWQSWPVRDALHADPVTGRSS
- a CDS encoding DUF4280 domain-containing protein; translation: MGIQVTSGTTLQCSFGVAPSALQVLPANRVMCGAPAATIMDCAPMVNIMPFGQCSSMANPMVAAATAAALGALTPMPCIPVTPAPWAPGSPTVLIGSMPALQNSSKLTCAWGGVIQVVAPAQFTTMTA